A genomic segment from Yimella sp. cx-51 encodes:
- a CDS encoding alpha-ketoacid dehydrogenase subunit beta, translated as MSTQRMTLAKGLNSGLRKAMEDDPKVILMGEDVGKLGGVFRITEGLQKDFGEDRVIDTPLAEAGIVGTAIGLAMRGYRPVVEIQFDGFIYPAFDQIVSQVSKMHYRSLGALKLPMVIRVPFGGGIGAVEHHSESNEAYFAHTAGLRVVACSDPADAYWMIQQAIASDDPVIFYEPKRRYHERAEVDLDAPPVGLYDARVVRPGTDLTLLTYGPMVKTCVQAAEAAATEGHSLEVVDLRALSPLDRKTIFDSAKKTGRVVVVHEASTFLGMGAELAALVQQECFYHLEAPVLRVGGYNLPYPPSRFEEHFLPDLDRVLDTVDRSLAF; from the coding sequence ATGAGCACGCAGCGCATGACTCTGGCCAAGGGACTCAACTCCGGCCTGCGCAAGGCGATGGAGGACGACCCGAAGGTCATCCTCATGGGTGAGGACGTCGGCAAACTCGGTGGCGTCTTCCGCATCACCGAGGGCCTGCAGAAGGACTTCGGCGAAGACCGCGTCATCGACACTCCGCTGGCCGAGGCCGGCATCGTCGGCACCGCGATCGGTCTGGCGATGCGCGGCTACCGCCCGGTCGTCGAGATCCAGTTCGACGGATTCATCTACCCGGCGTTCGACCAGATCGTCAGCCAGGTCTCCAAGATGCACTACCGCTCGCTCGGCGCACTCAAGCTGCCGATGGTGATCCGAGTGCCTTTCGGTGGTGGCATCGGCGCGGTCGAGCACCACAGTGAGTCGAACGAGGCCTACTTCGCGCACACCGCCGGTCTGCGCGTCGTCGCCTGCTCCGACCCGGCTGACGCGTACTGGATGATCCAGCAGGCGATCGCCAGTGACGATCCGGTGATCTTCTACGAACCCAAGCGTCGTTACCACGAGCGCGCTGAGGTCGACCTCGATGCGCCGCCGGTGGGTCTGTACGACGCGCGCGTCGTGCGCCCCGGCACCGACCTCACGCTGCTCACGTACGGCCCGATGGTGAAGACCTGCGTGCAGGCCGCCGAAGCTGCTGCGACAGAAGGTCATTCGCTGGAGGTGGTCGATCTGCGCGCGCTCTCCCCGCTCGACCGCAAGACCATCTTCGACTCGGCGAAGAAGACCGGCCGGGTCGTGGTCGTCCACGAAGCAAGCACCTTCCTGGGCATGGGCGCCGAACTCGCCGCGCTCGTCCAGCAGGAGTGCTTCTACCACCTCGAAGCGCCGGTGCTGCGGGTCGGCGGGTACAACCTGCCCTACCCGCCCAGCCGCTTCGAAGAACACTTCCTGCCCGACCTCGACCGAGTGCTCGACACCGTCGACCGCTCGCTCGCGTTCTGA